A genomic stretch from Ictalurus punctatus breed USDA103 chromosome 2, Coco_2.0, whole genome shotgun sequence includes:
- the atxn7l3a gene encoding ataxin-7-like protein 3 isoform X2, producing the protein MKMDDMSLSGLDNTKLEALAHDIYSDLVEDACLGLCFEVHRAVKQGYFFLDETDQESMKDFEIVDQPGLDIFGQVYNQWKNKECVCPNCNRSIAASRFAPHLEKCLGMGRNSSRIASRRIASSNNTSKSESDQEDNDDINDNDWSYGSEKKPKKRKSDKNPNSPRRSKSLKHKNGELSSSVNPDLYKYNYSSGISYETLGPEELRFLLTTQCGVVSEHTKKMCTRSTLPDPESVLENDGYDTPDGQLIMSRLQWDGSSDISPSDSASSKASTNNSDSKRPKKKKKPSSLLVSSAGVCEREKGGERGERERGGGGGGGGSSSSVSGLGAAGTSSSSNSQSALALSNRKKRPRPPPPPAPNIYDDLN; encoded by the exons ATGAAAATGGATGATATGTCGCTGTCAGGCCTGGATAACACCAAGCTAGAG GCCTTGGCTCATGACATCTACTCAGACTTGGTGGAAGATGCATGTTTGGGGCTATGCTTCGAAGTGCACCGAGCCGTCAAGCAAGGCTACTTTTTCCTGGATGAGACGGACCAAGAAAGCATGAAGGATTTTG AAATTGTGGACCAGCCAGGGTTGGACATATTCGGACAGGTGTACAACCAGTGGAAGaataaggagtgtgtgtgtcccaACTGCAACAGGAGCATAGCAGCCTCGCGATTCGCCCCTCACCTGGAGAAATGTTTGGGAATGGGGCGCAACAGCAGCCGCATCGCCAGCCGCAG GATAGCCAGCAGCAACAACACAAGCAAGTCAGAAAGTGACCAAGAGGACAACGATGACATCAATGACAACGACTGGTCATATGGTTCAGAAAAGAAAC CCAAGAAGAGAAAGTCAGACAAG AATCCAAATTCCCCAAGAAGGTCCAAGTCTCTGAAGCATAAAAATG GAGAACTCAGCAGTAGCGTAAATCCGGACCTTTACAAG TACAACTACAGTTCTGGGATCAGTTATGAGACTCTGGGGCCAGAAGAGCTCAGATTTCTCCTGACTACG CAATGTGGGGTCGTATCAGAGCACACTAAAAAGATGTGCACGCG GTCGACACTGCCGGACCCTGAGTCAGTGCTGGAAAATGACGGTTACGACACCCCTGATGGACAGCTCATCATGTCCCGCCTCCAGTGGGATGGCTCATCTGACATTTCACCTTCAGACTCCGCCTCCTCTAAAGCCA gtaCCAATAATTCAGACTCTAAGAGAcctaagaaaaagaagaagcctAGCTCTCTACTCGTGAGTAGTgctggagtgtgtgagagggaaaAAGGAGGAGAGCGaggagaacgagagagaggaggaggaggagggggaggggggagcaGCAGCAGTGTGAGTGGACTGGGTGCTGCAGGCACTAGCAGTAGCAGCAACTCCCAGAGTGCACTTGCCCTGTCAAATCGTAAGAAGAGGCCCagacctccacctccaccagcccCTAATATTTATGATGACCTGAACTaa
- the tmub2 gene encoding transmembrane and ubiquitin-like domain-containing protein 2 → MAVCALSMLDGLGDEATALGGVLILLLALVLAWLSTHVADRGDHILGTILTVGAHASLIGLGGHDGYAVAPSSSESGEQQSDETTDEDKQEDDEEEGEGGEELLDIQGGRKKMSREREGENEGTEDEEDEGASITVRLKFLNDTEELAVLKPQDTVGVLKSKYFSGREREIKLIYQGQLLQDPRRTLLSLNITHNSVLHCHICQAPSPALPQAEPDDGQRAQAGAGISGGLRSAALTFSTGSLVVPVFVVLLAVVWYFRFNYRQLFTAPATVSLVGVTVFFSFLIFGMHSR, encoded by the exons ATGGCAGTGTGTGCTCTGTCCATGTTGGATGGCCTGGGCGATGAGGCCACAGCGCTGGGAGGTGTGCTCATCCTGCTCCTGGCGCTGGTCCTGGCCTGGCTCTCCACCCATGTGGCTGATCGTGGTGATCACATCCTGGGTACCATCCTTACCGTGGGTGCCCATGCCTCGCTCATTGGCTTAGGAGGCCATGATGGCTACGCTGTCGCTCCGTCCAGCTCAGAGTCAGGTGAGCAGCAGAGCGACGAGACAACAGACGAGGACAAACAGGAGGATGacgaggaggagggagaaggaggagaggagcTGCTGGATATCCAAGGAGGCCGGAAGAAAATGAGCCGAGAGCGTGAGGGGGAGAACGAGGGTACGGAGGACGAAGAGGATGAGGGCGCGAGCATCACGGTGCGGCTGAAGTTTCTGAATGATACAGAGGAGCTGGCTGTGCTGAAGCCTCAGGATACAGTCGGAGTGCTGAAAAG taAGTACTTCTCTGGGCGCGAACGTGAGATTAAGCTGATCTATCAGGGTCAGCTGCTGCAGGACCCACGACGCACTCTGCTCTCACTCAACATCACTCACAACAGCGTGCTGCACTGCCACATCTGCCAGGCACCGAGTCCAGCCTTGCCCCAGGCCGAGCCGGATGACGGGCAGCGTGCTCAAGCCGGAGCGGGTATCAGCGGGGGCTTGCGCTCGGCTGCTCTCACGTTCAGCACAGGCAGCCTAGTGGTCCCGGTGTTTGTAGTGCTGCTAGCCGTGGTCTGGTATTTCCGTTTCAACTACCGACAGCTGTTCACTGCGCCGGCCACCGTCTCTCTGGTGGGAGTCACCGTCTTCTTCAGCTTCCTCATCTTCGGCATGCACAGCCGCTGA
- the asb16 gene encoding ankyrin repeat and SOCS box protein 16 isoform X1 has translation MYGTVQTSVQTSTVHTISAVTVRDFGRSRGFKRNKTFAFTSATLRSLRLEQELQDWEETRRALAHRRVMSRRPLPAAPRLRHGTERIQTVRAPPPQIHCRDPAVHNTFMYGDMRSVYAVLKEPGMVNALMEIVHEEMVWTPEMGMWTLSSKVKQTSALHLAASTGHYGCVEELLFRGAEVDADPGGRTALHDACSGGHHSCVKLLLEHGADPDLLTANGDAPLHLSNTAGSYACTELLVSMGADVNMAQHDTCLTPLHLACRRGLEEHVELLLRYGADVTVQNREGETPLNAACAGAERPAEAARYLGVVQRLLQAGAHAHTAGRKQHTALHNACSNCSYQIADMLLQHGARADAANCAGYTPMDCLLQVVEDYPDQHPELIARSLLNHGAKPPSTRMLKSCLLSPATLEVMLNCYPVVPDCEDWLQEVPDELLKEHKCFFDSVRRMSRQPSTLQHLCRCSLRLSMGARCHSAINKLNIPCALKEYLLLPIKGEIQ, from the exons ATGTACGGGACAGTACAAACCAGTGTACAAACCAGTACTGTACACACAATTTCAGCTGTCACAGTacgcgatttcggacgcagccgtggaTTCAAGCGTAAT AAGACGTTTGCCTTCACGTCGGCCACACTGCGCTCTCTGCGGCTGGAACAGGAGCTTCAGGACTGGGAGGAAACACGAAGGGCACTGGCGCACAGGAGGGTAATGAGTAGGCGGCCACTGCCAGCCGCACCCCGGCTCAGACACGGGACAGAGAGGATCCAGACAGTACGAGCCCCTCCACCTCAAATCCACTGCAGAGACCCGGCTGTCCACAACACATTCATGTATGGAGACATGAGGAGTGTGTACGCTGTACTCAAAGAACCTGGTATGGTGAATGCCCTAATGGAGATCGTCCATGAGGAGATGGTGTGGACTCCAGAAATGG GAATGTGGACTCTGTCCTCCAAAGTGAAGCAGACATCTGCCCTGCACCTGGCTGCCAGCACGGGGCACTATGGATGTGTGGAGGAGCTGTTATTCCGGGGAGCAGAGGTGGATGCTGACCCTGGGGGTCGAACGGCCCTCCACGATGCCTGTTCCGGGGGTCACCACTCCTGTGTAAAGCTGTTGCTGGAGCATGGAGCTGACCCCGATCTGCTGACAGCCAATGGTGATGCGCCCCTTCACCTGTCCAACACTGCTGGGTCCTACGC CTGTACAGAGCTGCTTGTCAGCATGGGTGCCGATGTGAACATGGCCCAGCATGACACGTGTCTCACTCCACTGCACTTGGCATGTCGGAGGGGTCTGGAGGAACATGTGGAACTGCTGCTGCGCTACGGAGCCGACGTGACTGTGCAGAACCGTGAGGGTGAGACGCCTCTGAATGCTGCATGCGCCGGAGCTGAGAGGCCAGCTGAGGCTGCGCGATACCTGGGTGTGGTGCAGAGACTGCTACAAGCTGGAGCACATGCACATACAGCAGGCAGGAAGCAGCACACTGCTCTACACAACGCCTGTAGTAACTGCAGCTATCAAATTGCCGATATGCTTCTGCAGCACGGAGCTCGGGCAGATGCAGCCAACTGTGCAGGATACACACCCATGGACTGCCTGCTGCAG gtgGTAGAGGATTATCCAGACCAGCACCCTGAACTAATCGCTCGTTCGCTTCTCAATCACGGAGCAAAGCCTCCTTCCACCAGA ATGCTGAAGTCGTGCCTCCTCTCCCCTGCCACTCTGGAAGTGATGCTAAACTGCTACCCAGTGGTTCCAGACTGTGAGGATTGGCTACAGGAAGTTCCAGATGAACTACTGAAG GAGCACAAGTGTTTCTTCGACTCGGTTCGTCGGATGAGCAGGCAGCCCAGCACACTCCAGCACCTCTGCCGATGTTCCCTGAGACTAAGTATGGGTGCACGATGCCACTCTGCCATCAATAAGCTAAACATCCCATGTGCACTAAAAGAGTACCTGCTGCTGCCGATTAAAGGAGAGATCCAATGA
- the atxn7l3a gene encoding ataxin-7-like protein 3 isoform X1 — protein sequence MKMDDMSLSGLDNTKLEALAHDIYSDLVEDACLGLCFEVHRAVKQGYFFLDETDQESMKDFEIVDQPGLDIFGQVYNQWKNKECVCPNCNRSIAASRFAPHLEKCLGMGRNSSRIASRRIASSNNTSKSESDQEDNDDINDNDWSYGSEKKPKKRKSDKNPNSPRRSKSLKHKNGELSSSVNPDLYKYNYSSGISYETLGPEELRFLLTTQCGVVSEHTKKMCTRSQRCPQHTDEQRRAVRVFLLGPSASTLPDPESVLENDGYDTPDGQLIMSRLQWDGSSDISPSDSASSKASTNNSDSKRPKKKKKPSSLLVSSAGVCEREKGGERGERERGGGGGGGGSSSSVSGLGAAGTSSSSNSQSALALSNRKKRPRPPPPPAPNIYDDLN from the exons ATGAAAATGGATGATATGTCGCTGTCAGGCCTGGATAACACCAAGCTAGAG GCCTTGGCTCATGACATCTACTCAGACTTGGTGGAAGATGCATGTTTGGGGCTATGCTTCGAAGTGCACCGAGCCGTCAAGCAAGGCTACTTTTTCCTGGATGAGACGGACCAAGAAAGCATGAAGGATTTTG AAATTGTGGACCAGCCAGGGTTGGACATATTCGGACAGGTGTACAACCAGTGGAAGaataaggagtgtgtgtgtcccaACTGCAACAGGAGCATAGCAGCCTCGCGATTCGCCCCTCACCTGGAGAAATGTTTGGGAATGGGGCGCAACAGCAGCCGCATCGCCAGCCGCAG GATAGCCAGCAGCAACAACACAAGCAAGTCAGAAAGTGACCAAGAGGACAACGATGACATCAATGACAACGACTGGTCATATGGTTCAGAAAAGAAAC CCAAGAAGAGAAAGTCAGACAAG AATCCAAATTCCCCAAGAAGGTCCAAGTCTCTGAAGCATAAAAATG GAGAACTCAGCAGTAGCGTAAATCCGGACCTTTACAAG TACAACTACAGTTCTGGGATCAGTTATGAGACTCTGGGGCCAGAAGAGCTCAGATTTCTCCTGACTACG CAATGTGGGGTCGTATCAGAGCACACTAAAAAGATGTGCACGCG GTCCCAGCGCTGTCCCCAGCACACGGACGAGCAGAGGAGGGCAGTCAGAGTTTTCCTCCTGGGGCCGTCCGC GTCGACACTGCCGGACCCTGAGTCAGTGCTGGAAAATGACGGTTACGACACCCCTGATGGACAGCTCATCATGTCCCGCCTCCAGTGGGATGGCTCATCTGACATTTCACCTTCAGACTCCGCCTCCTCTAAAGCCA gtaCCAATAATTCAGACTCTAAGAGAcctaagaaaaagaagaagcctAGCTCTCTACTCGTGAGTAGTgctggagtgtgtgagagggaaaAAGGAGGAGAGCGaggagaacgagagagaggaggaggaggagggggaggggggagcaGCAGCAGTGTGAGTGGACTGGGTGCTGCAGGCACTAGCAGTAGCAGCAACTCCCAGAGTGCACTTGCCCTGTCAAATCGTAAGAAGAGGCCCagacctccacctccaccagcccCTAATATTTATGATGACCTGAACTaa
- the asb16 gene encoding ankyrin repeat and SOCS box protein 16 isoform X3 translates to MSQKTFAFTSATLRSLRLEQELQDWEETRRALAHRRVMSRRPLPAAPRLRHGTERIQTVRAPPPQIHCRDPAVHNTFMYGDMRSVYAVLKEPGMVNALMEIVHEEMVWTPEMGMWTLSSKVKQTSALHLAASTGHYGCVEELLFRGAEVDADPGGRTALHDACSGGHHSCVKLLLEHGADPDLLTANGDAPLHLSNTAGSYACTELLVSMGADVNMAQHDTCLTPLHLACRRGLEEHVELLLRYGADVTVQNREGETPLNAACAGAERPAEAARYLGVVQRLLQAGAHAHTAGRKQHTALHNACSNCSYQIADMLLQHGARADAANCAGYTPMDCLLQVVEDYPDQHPELIARSLLNHGAKPPSTRMLKSCLLSPATLEVMLNCYPVVPDCEDWLQEVPDELLKEHKCFFDSVRRMSRQPSTLQHLCRCSLRLSMGARCHSAINKLNIPCALKEYLLLPIKGEIQ, encoded by the exons ATGTCTCAGAAGACGTTTGCCTTCACGTCGGCCACACTGCGCTCTCTGCGGCTGGAACAGGAGCTTCAGGACTGGGAGGAAACACGAAGGGCACTGGCGCACAGGAGGGTAATGAGTAGGCGGCCACTGCCAGCCGCACCCCGGCTCAGACACGGGACAGAGAGGATCCAGACAGTACGAGCCCCTCCACCTCAAATCCACTGCAGAGACCCGGCTGTCCACAACACATTCATGTATGGAGACATGAGGAGTGTGTACGCTGTACTCAAAGAACCTGGTATGGTGAATGCCCTAATGGAGATCGTCCATGAGGAGATGGTGTGGACTCCAGAAATGG GAATGTGGACTCTGTCCTCCAAAGTGAAGCAGACATCTGCCCTGCACCTGGCTGCCAGCACGGGGCACTATGGATGTGTGGAGGAGCTGTTATTCCGGGGAGCAGAGGTGGATGCTGACCCTGGGGGTCGAACGGCCCTCCACGATGCCTGTTCCGGGGGTCACCACTCCTGTGTAAAGCTGTTGCTGGAGCATGGAGCTGACCCCGATCTGCTGACAGCCAATGGTGATGCGCCCCTTCACCTGTCCAACACTGCTGGGTCCTACGC CTGTACAGAGCTGCTTGTCAGCATGGGTGCCGATGTGAACATGGCCCAGCATGACACGTGTCTCACTCCACTGCACTTGGCATGTCGGAGGGGTCTGGAGGAACATGTGGAACTGCTGCTGCGCTACGGAGCCGACGTGACTGTGCAGAACCGTGAGGGTGAGACGCCTCTGAATGCTGCATGCGCCGGAGCTGAGAGGCCAGCTGAGGCTGCGCGATACCTGGGTGTGGTGCAGAGACTGCTACAAGCTGGAGCACATGCACATACAGCAGGCAGGAAGCAGCACACTGCTCTACACAACGCCTGTAGTAACTGCAGCTATCAAATTGCCGATATGCTTCTGCAGCACGGAGCTCGGGCAGATGCAGCCAACTGTGCAGGATACACACCCATGGACTGCCTGCTGCAG gtgGTAGAGGATTATCCAGACCAGCACCCTGAACTAATCGCTCGTTCGCTTCTCAATCACGGAGCAAAGCCTCCTTCCACCAGA ATGCTGAAGTCGTGCCTCCTCTCCCCTGCCACTCTGGAAGTGATGCTAAACTGCTACCCAGTGGTTCCAGACTGTGAGGATTGGCTACAGGAAGTTCCAGATGAACTACTGAAG GAGCACAAGTGTTTCTTCGACTCGGTTCGTCGGATGAGCAGGCAGCCCAGCACACTCCAGCACCTCTGCCGATGTTCCCTGAGACTAAGTATGGGTGCACGATGCCACTCTGCCATCAATAAGCTAAACATCCCATGTGCACTAAAAGAGTACCTGCTGCTGCCGATTAAAGGAGAGATCCAATGA
- the asb16 gene encoding ankyrin repeat and SOCS box protein 16 isoform X2: MYGTVQTSVQTSTVHTISAVTVRDFGRSRGFKRNTFAFTSATLRSLRLEQELQDWEETRRALAHRRVMSRRPLPAAPRLRHGTERIQTVRAPPPQIHCRDPAVHNTFMYGDMRSVYAVLKEPGMVNALMEIVHEEMVWTPEMGMWTLSSKVKQTSALHLAASTGHYGCVEELLFRGAEVDADPGGRTALHDACSGGHHSCVKLLLEHGADPDLLTANGDAPLHLSNTAGSYACTELLVSMGADVNMAQHDTCLTPLHLACRRGLEEHVELLLRYGADVTVQNREGETPLNAACAGAERPAEAARYLGVVQRLLQAGAHAHTAGRKQHTALHNACSNCSYQIADMLLQHGARADAANCAGYTPMDCLLQVVEDYPDQHPELIARSLLNHGAKPPSTRMLKSCLLSPATLEVMLNCYPVVPDCEDWLQEVPDELLKEHKCFFDSVRRMSRQPSTLQHLCRCSLRLSMGARCHSAINKLNIPCALKEYLLLPIKGEIQ, translated from the exons ATGTACGGGACAGTACAAACCAGTGTACAAACCAGTACTGTACACACAATTTCAGCTGTCACAGTacgcgatttcggacgcagccgtggaTTCAAGCGTAAT ACGTTTGCCTTCACGTCGGCCACACTGCGCTCTCTGCGGCTGGAACAGGAGCTTCAGGACTGGGAGGAAACACGAAGGGCACTGGCGCACAGGAGGGTAATGAGTAGGCGGCCACTGCCAGCCGCACCCCGGCTCAGACACGGGACAGAGAGGATCCAGACAGTACGAGCCCCTCCACCTCAAATCCACTGCAGAGACCCGGCTGTCCACAACACATTCATGTATGGAGACATGAGGAGTGTGTACGCTGTACTCAAAGAACCTGGTATGGTGAATGCCCTAATGGAGATCGTCCATGAGGAGATGGTGTGGACTCCAGAAATGG GAATGTGGACTCTGTCCTCCAAAGTGAAGCAGACATCTGCCCTGCACCTGGCTGCCAGCACGGGGCACTATGGATGTGTGGAGGAGCTGTTATTCCGGGGAGCAGAGGTGGATGCTGACCCTGGGGGTCGAACGGCCCTCCACGATGCCTGTTCCGGGGGTCACCACTCCTGTGTAAAGCTGTTGCTGGAGCATGGAGCTGACCCCGATCTGCTGACAGCCAATGGTGATGCGCCCCTTCACCTGTCCAACACTGCTGGGTCCTACGC CTGTACAGAGCTGCTTGTCAGCATGGGTGCCGATGTGAACATGGCCCAGCATGACACGTGTCTCACTCCACTGCACTTGGCATGTCGGAGGGGTCTGGAGGAACATGTGGAACTGCTGCTGCGCTACGGAGCCGACGTGACTGTGCAGAACCGTGAGGGTGAGACGCCTCTGAATGCTGCATGCGCCGGAGCTGAGAGGCCAGCTGAGGCTGCGCGATACCTGGGTGTGGTGCAGAGACTGCTACAAGCTGGAGCACATGCACATACAGCAGGCAGGAAGCAGCACACTGCTCTACACAACGCCTGTAGTAACTGCAGCTATCAAATTGCCGATATGCTTCTGCAGCACGGAGCTCGGGCAGATGCAGCCAACTGTGCAGGATACACACCCATGGACTGCCTGCTGCAG gtgGTAGAGGATTATCCAGACCAGCACCCTGAACTAATCGCTCGTTCGCTTCTCAATCACGGAGCAAAGCCTCCTTCCACCAGA ATGCTGAAGTCGTGCCTCCTCTCCCCTGCCACTCTGGAAGTGATGCTAAACTGCTACCCAGTGGTTCCAGACTGTGAGGATTGGCTACAGGAAGTTCCAGATGAACTACTGAAG GAGCACAAGTGTTTCTTCGACTCGGTTCGTCGGATGAGCAGGCAGCCCAGCACACTCCAGCACCTCTGCCGATGTTCCCTGAGACTAAGTATGGGTGCACGATGCCACTCTGCCATCAATAAGCTAAACATCCCATGTGCACTAAAAGAGTACCTGCTGCTGCCGATTAAAGGAGAGATCCAATGA